The DNA segment TTACCCTGCTGAGATTGTTGGAAAGCGTACCAGATACCGTGTTGATGGCACCAAGATCATGAAGGTAAGAAAAGCTTACACAATTCTCTTGTTCTTTCATTTGCTTTAGTCTCTTATTAAACATGTTTTAATGCCAGGTGTATTTGGAGCCTAAGGAGAGGAACAACACTGAGTACAAGCTTGAGACTATGGTTGGTGTGTACAGGAAACTTACAGGGAAAGATGTAGTTTTCGAGTACCCAGTCGCTGATCCTTAAAAGGAGATAAAAtgcttgtttcttttttttttgtcggatAGTTTTGGTTCTGTGTTGGAAAGATTTTCTTGTTTAAGTTGCTTCGCACTCTTCCTCAATTTTCTGTTCAATAAGACCTTTCTTCTATATCTTACAGCATTCACAGTTTAACAAACATcgtctcaaaaaaaaaacaaatcgaaTTTGTAATTTATTGGCACATAAAGTGCATTGACACAGTTTGATACAATCATATAATGACTGAGAGAAAGGCTTGTGTGTGTAGTTTAAACTATAGAGAATACAAAAACCTATTGTTCACTCCTGCTCTGTACAGCTTCAAGTCTGATGAAGACTTCAATTGAATCTCAGTATCTGCAGGCACAAACAGAACATCTCCCACTGAAACCTCATCTGCAGAAGCGTCTGTAGACATTCTTCCTTCACCATGGATTACAAGCAGAAGAGAAGGACCTGGCACAGAGGGAAACACGGTCGAGGCTCCAGAGGGAAGATCACAGATATCAACTTCGAATTCCTCGAAAGGCGGGAGGTATCTAGTAATGTATGGTCTAATCCTTGTTCCCTTTAGGATTTCAGGAAAGCCCTGAAAACACCAGAGATAAGATAGCACTCAGTAACCAAAATGCAAACATTTTTACTTCTTGGTGAGTTTGGTTTTAAGTTGTGTAAGGGTTTACCAGTTTATATGTGAGCATGGAACAAAGTGATTGGATATCCAGAGGCTTGGAAGTGAGACCAGCTCTTACTACATTGTCTGAAGTCGCCATGACCTCAATGCACTCACCGAATAAGTATGCATGAGGCTCGTTTGCACCGAGGTACAAGGCTTCACCAGGATTGAGCTTTATGTAGTTGAAGAAGAACGCAGATATGACCCCTATATCATTTGGATATTGCTTCTCTAGCTTCAACACCAGCCGCTCCTTTTCTGTCAGATGGCGTTCCTGCATTAAACCGCAAGGGTAGGCTTCAGGCAGTGACATTTAACAAGACAATCTGTCCGAGGAGGAACCAACAGAAATAAGATGGCTGACCTGACTCTCCATGTGCAGACGGCGTTTTAGTTTGAACACAATCTGCTTTGTTGTGTCAGGTCCTGCAGACATCAGCAGGGTGAAGATGGTTCGGACAGCAGATTTAACTTTCTCCTCATCATGTTCACTGATGCAGAAGACTTGGTTTGTTTCTTCGCTCCCAACAAGTTCTTCAATCTCCGGAATAGCACGAATCACACTCTTCAGCTCCTGGAATATTTGTACAACAACAAACTTAGTTAGCACTCATTTAAACTATTCTTATCAAGAAAATTAGATGCACAGACCAAATAAACACGTGTTCTATACTTGTCGAAACTTGGAAACTAAGTGGGCCATTGCAAAGTTTCatctttatattaaataaaacacacaaaaacttTGAGGAAGATGAACAAAGTGATAACATAGCAGCAATTTTACCTGAAGAGGTATAAACCCACAAAGAGCCTCGAACTGAGTATAAGCCAATGCCATCTCTGGTTTGTGATTGTCATCTTTGTATAGATTGGGATGAGCTTTATGCATTTTCTTTGCCAAAACCTTATCCGGATGTGCTTGAATCGACAATGGCCTCGCCACCGACAACACCTACCAAAACAGTAAGAGATTCAACTCTCCATCAGACCAAACATCAAAAGCaattaaaaaaacagagaacTTTGTGAAATTACTACAATGTACCAGTAAATGATTCAATTCTCTCTCAGACCAAACATCAAAAGCAAATAAAAAGCAGAGATCTTTGTGAAATTATTACAATGTTACCTTGAAGAGAAAGGGGAGATCGCAGCCCCATTTCTCCAAAACCCTGTCTCCAAGAGACTCAGGGTTTTCATGAATCCACGATCTAAGCGTCACGCCACTGGAGCCATCAGCATCCTCCTCCAAGTAACTCGGACCCGACTCGTGAGTCCCCATCCAAAGCTCCGCGTACGGCCTCTTCGTCGTCGAATCGATCCGGTCATCGCAATTCGCCGTGTAAACCTTATAAACGAGCGAATCCGACCCGATCGTGCCCCAAGCGTAATCCTTTACGGAGCATTTCAATCGGAGAAGACGCCGTCGACAACCGCCGTTTGCCTTCACGACGGTAGCGATCTCCATTACGCCGGAAATGAAGATCAACGAATCGAAGATGGTGGTTGCTAAGCTCCCATGGAAGAAGACTCAATTGCGAGTTCCCGCAATCGAGGTtcgttgatatttttttcttttataaaacagAGGAGGGTGTGATTGCACAATCGAAAGTACGAGGTTCAAAAGGGGAATAAAATATAGATGTGGGGGTTGAGATGTTTAAACTTGAGGAGGGTTGATAACTGACAGATGTTATGATAAATCACGTGGTTTGCCGACGGAATTTAACGTCGTTCATGGGTTGTGGGCCGTTTGCTAGCTGTCCACGTTCACTCTCACGATGACCCACTCCACTCTCACGTCTGATAATACATTTGTAATTTACAAGCTATAATAATTCCAAATTAGgtctttatataaattaaagacataaGAATATAATAATCAACAACACGAGGGGAAAAAATAATATAGCGTTAAGGTTGtatctttaatttatttatttaaaaataatcaatttaaacCTGGAAATCttttaggtgatgattgtttatatggtttttggattttagtttttggtttttagtttttagattttggtttttagtttttggtttttgattttactgtagattttagattttcttAAAACTTGAATGGTAAcattagattttggtttttgtttttcaaagtaaaatagattattaataatatttattttgaaaaccaTGAAAATACAAAAGTTATTATTATcactaaaaataaacaaacttatatcaaactttcaaaaatatattataaaacaaaaaataatagctaaattttaaaatacatttaattttatatcttGAGAAAAATATACAATTAGTTAAGCTTTAAAACAAACTATTAAATTTAAGTTGTATTTAGAAAATATGGTCAAACTTAATAGAATTTATGCaacttaaatattacaacataaATAGTAATAATTGAATTTTCAAATTACATGTCTAAAGTGTTGATTAATAACTTGGActattattcatttatttttttgctatTAATTAGTTTCAGTTATATCactatctattaaataaaaatgtaataaaacaaaaataaaaataaaaaagtcatCGGCTGCAACTGGTTTTAAGTTACAGGAATATGAGGAATAGGATGAATTCAAAAAATGGAATACGAGTAAATGGAACAGTAgcagttataaaaataaatggaatGGAAATATAAATATCTACTTAACATGAATGGTAGTTATTTGCAGGAATGTAGTGGAATgaaaatagatttattttaaattaaataaaaactttaattaacataaaattcttattttattttccattcCTTACATTCACGAGACTTTTTGTTGCTGAATGTTTTTCAACTACATTCCATTGCATTCCACATATTCCATTCCATTTCATTCCATTCCATTACATTCCATTCCttgcattttatttttaattcatctCAAATGGTAACATTTTTTATGGAATCTTCATGAATGACTCATTCCATACAATTCTATTCCAAAATATGTGCATTCAGTTGCAGCCATCGTATCACATCtttacaaaactgaaaaatgatagattttggtttttgtgtaCAAATGGGTAGTTTTTCCAAAAACTAGTTTTcctaaattttagggaatccattttctcaaaatcttgaTTAGTTAATAAAGtagtttttgaaaaacaaaaaccaaaaactagttTAGAATCTGTAAAGTAAACGTCTTAAGACATTCAAGagcaaaaataataatcacatcttgttttttaataatgaaGGGAAAACTTTTGGTTCATTAAGTGTACTAGGTTAGTTTGGGCTTTCAATATAACCCATTAAAATATCATGGGCCTAAAACTTTTAATTTGATCCGACATTTGTTCATTACCCTATTTTCTACCTCATTTTGATGTAAAATATGGAATGAGGATATAAATGCTCTTAACTCTCttggttgtttgtttttttgtcttGAAGACTTGCATCTTAAAATGTCTTTGATTGCCTCCTACTACTTATCTAGCATTTCCACCCTTCTTTTACTATTTTGTAGTTTTCATccgaatatatttatttacattaatactCATATTCCAAATTAGGTCCTCAATTTAAGCTAATACATTCTAATCATATAATACGTATACgtgattatttattatttaattataattgaaatctatataaattaaaatcaatAAGAGAActtgaaaaatctaaaatagtTCGTAGACACGAAAAAGCTCTATTAAACTTAACTATTGGCCTATCATGAATCATTTTTTGCTGGTTTTCATGTTTTCTTACAAGAATTTGTGTGGATTCTCATGTTGACGCAAGATAAATTGATTTAATAAGGTTCTTTTGTTATAGGCGAGGATATGCAAAA comes from the Brassica rapa cultivar Chiifu-401-42 chromosome A01, CAAS_Brap_v3.01, whole genome shotgun sequence genome and includes:
- the LOC103843385 gene encoding mannose-6-phosphate isomerase 1, translated to MEIATVVKANGGCRRRLLRLKCSVKDYAWGTIGSDSLVYKVYTANCDDRIDSTTKRPYAELWMGTHESGPSYLEEDADGSSGVTLRSWIHENPESLGDRVLEKWGCDLPFLFKVLSVARPLSIQAHPDKVLAKKMHKAHPNLYKDDNHKPEMALAYTQFEALCGFIPLQELKSVIRAIPEIEELVGSEETNQVFCISEHDEEKVKSAVRTIFTLLMSAGPDTTKQIVFKLKRRLHMESQERHLTEKERLVLKLEKQYPNDIGVISAFFFNYIKLNPGEALYLGANEPHAYLFGECIEVMATSDNVVRAGLTSKPLDIQSLCSMLTYKLGFPEILKGTRIRPYITRYLPPFEEFEVDICDLPSGASTVFPSVPGPSLLLVIHGEGRMSTDASADEVSVGDVLFVPADTEIQLKSSSDLKLYRAGVNNRFLYSL